GGTGTCATCTGTTTTTTTGCTGGACGCAATGTCAATCGAATATTTGGCGCCCCCAAGCAGGTAAGCCCTAAAATTGTTTCGCCTGTCCGACTTCAATTTCAATCCCAAAGGAAACTCTACCATACTTGCCTGTACTTTTTGTTCCTTAAAGGATTGCGGAATAGCTACCGTTGCCGGCTTTTTAAACTCGTAATTTACAATCCTGTCGTTAAAAATCAAAGAAGGTGTAAAACGCAAATCCATATGTTCGTTAAGGCGGTAATTGGAAACAAAACCAATCCCGAAACCCGGAGAGGATTTGCTGTAAATGGCAGTCATCTCATCTGTAACCTGTCCGGTTTCATCAAAATACGGATTTCTCCAATCTGCCTTTTTTAAAATTTTATATTCAGAAGATATATATTGAAAAGTAAAGCCAAAATGCAAATCAGTATCGTCTACGCCCCCACCCCAGTTTTGAGCTTTAGTGGTACAAACCGCAAACAACAATAAAAAGATCAGGCCCAGTTTTTTCATCTGTAAATTTGTTTTTTAGCTATTATGAAGCTATCAGATTTATTCATCCCAGGTGTGGTTGATAAATCATGATGGTTTCATTTAATTCCTGTGTAAATCGCACTTATACCAAACGTTAAAGGCCGGTGTTTAGTCTCTTTAAAACCCACTTTATCCATCAGGGCTGTAAATGTTTTTCCATCAGGAAAAGCGGCAACAGATTCAGGCAGGTAGCTATACGCACGCTGATCTTTTGAAAACACCCTCCCTAAAAATGGAGTAATGTATTTAAAGTAAAAGTTA
The Pedobacter sp. MC2016-14 DNA segment above includes these coding regions:
- a CDS encoding outer membrane beta-barrel protein, with the protein product MKKLGLIFLLLFAVCTTKAQNWGGGVDDTDLHFGFTFQYISSEYKILKKADWRNPYFDETGQVTDEMTAIYSKSSPGFGIGFVSNYRLNEHMDLRFTPSLIFNDRIVNYEFKKPATVAIPQSFKEQKVQASMVEFPLGLKLKSDRRNNFRAYLLGGAKYSIDIASSKKTDDTGNTPLEKLLKNRKNFLSYEAGLGFDLYFEYFKMSPEIKLSYALNSVMKEEENLYTRPIDKLMLRHVTFSLFFE